The proteins below are encoded in one region of Synchiropus splendidus isolate RoL2022-P1 chromosome 13, RoL_Sspl_1.0, whole genome shotgun sequence:
- the ndufv2 gene encoding NADH dehydrogenase [ubiquinone] flavoprotein 2, mitochondrial: MFLSRVVRSAVSQTVRSLHRSAARAGAGGIFVHRDTAENNPETPFEFTEENKKRIEAIISMYPEGHKQAATIPVLDLAQRQYGWLPISAMNKVAEVLEIPPMRVYEVATFYTMFLRQPVGKYFIQICTTTPCMLCNSDSILEAIQKKLGIKVGETTPDKMFTLIEVECLGACVNAPMVQINDNYYEDLTPKDIEDIIDELKAGRVPPPGPRGGRFSCEPAGGLTSLTEPPKGPGFGVRSDL, encoded by the exons ATGTTTCTGTCTCGCGTGGTTCGGTCTGCCGTGTCCCAGACG GTCAGGAGTCTACACCGGTCTGCTGCTCGTGCTGGAGCTGGTGGCATCTTTGTG CACAGGGATACAGCTGAGAACAACCCTGAAACTCCGTTTGAGTTCACGGAGGAGAACAAAAAG AGAATTGAGGCGATCATTTCTATGTACCCCGAGGGACACAAGCAGGCAGCCACCATCCCTGTCTTGGATTTAGCCCAGAGGCAATATGGATGGCTCCCCATTTCTGCCATGAACAAG gtGGCTGAAGTGCTGGAAATCCCTCCAATGAGAGTGTACGAGGTAGCGACATTCTACACCATGTTCCTGCGTCAGCCGGTGGGGAAGTACTTCATCCAGATCTGCACCACGACGCCCTGCATGCTTTGCAACTCCGACAGCATCCTGGAGGCCATCCAGAAGAAACTGG GTATCAAAGTTGGCGAGACGACTCCAGACAAGATGTTCACCCTAATCGAGGTGGAATGCCTGGGTGCCTGCGTCAACGCTCCAATGGTCCAGATCAACGACAACTATTAC GaggacctcacccccaaggatATCGAAGACATTATTGATGAACTGAAAGCCGGACGCGTCCCACCTCCGGGGCCGAG AGGTGGACGCTTCTCCTGCGAGCCTGCCGGCGGGTTGACCTCTCTAACGGAGCCACCCAAAGGACCCGGCTTCGGCGTGAGGTCGGACCTGTAG
- the acss2l gene encoding acyl-CoA synthetase short chain family member 2 like — MVVPETQEKVIHPPDDLQKDAHVPDFNSYLAMYRKSLENPEAFWKEVADDFYWKKPATGPTLTYNFDVTKGNIFVKCMEGAKTNMCYNVLDRHVKEGNLGDKVAYYWEGNTADHHMTITYRQLLSQVCRCANVLKQMGVRKGDRVSIYLPMIPELVYTMLACARIGAVHSIVFAGFSAESLCERVMDAQSCVLVTADGVYRGEKLINLKKITDEALEKCREKGSSSVNKCLVVKHQALRTKTGEATNKLQMPWDSECDLWWDEMMKDSPEDCEPEWMDSEDPLFILYTSGSTGKPKGVLHTVAGYLLYTSLTFKCVFDHHHDDVYWCTADIGWITGHSYITYGPLANGATSVLFEGVPVHPHVGRFWEIIEKYRVSKFYTAPTAIRLLMKYGREPLQKYDLSSLRVLGSVGEPINPEAWHWYHEVVGQGRCPVVDTFWQTETGGHVLTPLPAATPLKPGSATFPFFGVEPTILNEHGEELEGEAEGYLVFRRPWPGIMRTVYKNHERFENTYFKKFPGFYVTGDGCRRDKDGYYWITGRIDDMINVSGHLLSTAEVEAALTEHQAVAEAAVVSRPHKVKGECIYCFVTLKDSREFSHVLQGELKKLVREKIGPIATPDFIQNAPALPKTRSGKIMRRVLRQVARNDTDLGDLSTLADPKVVEELFSLRIQAAA; from the exons ATGGTTGTTCCTGAAACTCAGGAGAAAGTTATTCACCCTCCGGATGACCTGCAGAAGGATGCTCACGTTCCGGATTTCAACTCTTATCTGGCGATGTACAGAAAATCTCTGGAGAACCCGGAAG CTTTCTGGAAAGAAGTTGCCGATGACTTCTATTGGAAGAAACCAGCCACGGGGCCAACTCTGACGTACAACTTCGACGTGACCAAAGGAAACATTTTCGTCAAGTGTATGGAAGGAGCCAAAACCAATATGTGCTACAACGTTCTGGACCGACACGTGAAAGAGGGAAACCTGGGGGACAAAGTTGCTTACTACTG GGAGGGCAACACGGCCGACCACCACATGACCATCACTTACCGGCAGCTGCTGAGCCAGGTTTGCCGCTGCGCCAACGTCTTGAAGCAAATGG GTGTGAGAAAGGGCGACCGGGTGTCCATCTACCTCCCCATGATCCCAGAGCTGGTCTACACCATGCTGGCCTGCGCCAGGATCGGTGCCGTTCATTCCATCGTG TTTGCTGGTTTCTCTGCTGAGTCGCTGTGCGAGCGGGTCATGGACGCCCAGAGCTGCGTCCTGGTGACGGCAG ACGGCGTTTACCGCGGCGAGAAGCTGATCAACCTGAAGAAGATCACAGATGAGGCTCTGGAGAAATGCCGGGAGAA AGGCTCCTCCAGTGTCAATAAATGCCTGGTGGTCAAACATCAAGCTCTCAGGACAAAAACTGGAGAAGCAACCAACAAACTCCAG ATGCCGTGGGACTCTGAGTGTGACCTGTGGTGGGATGAGATGATGAAGGACTCGCCTGAAGACTGTGAACCAGAGTGGATGGACTCTGAGGATCCACTCTTTATACTGTATACCAGCGGCTCCACTGGTAAACCCAAG GGTGTTCTCCACACGGTTGCCGGGTACCTTCTCTACACATCGCTGACCTTCAAGTGCGTGTTCGATCATCACCATGACGACGTGTACTGGTGCACCGCCGACATTGGCTGGATCACCGGCCACTCCTACATCACCTACGGGCCGCTCGCCAACGGAGCCACCAGCGTGTTG ttTGAGGGTGTTCCTGTCCACCCTCACGTCGGACGCTTCTGGGAGATCATTGAGAAGTACAGAGTCAGCAAGTTCTACACGGCTCCCACGGCCATTCGACTGCTGATGAAGTATGGACGCGAGCCACTGCAGAA GTATGACCTTTCCAGTCTGAGGGTCTTGGGGAGCGTTGGTGAACCCATCAACCCAGAGGCGTGGCACTGGTACCATGAGGTGGTGGGTCAGGGCAGATGTCCGGTGGTGGACACCTTCTGGCAGACGGAAACT GGTGGACATGTCCTGACTCCTCTGCCTGCTGCGACGCCACTGAAGCCTGGTTCTGCC ACCTTTCCTTTCTTCGGGGTGGAGCCCACCATCCTCAACGAGCACGGTGAGGAGCTGGAGGGGGAGGCGGAGGGTTACCTG GTCTTCAGGAGGCCGTGGCCTGGAATCATGCGGACAGTGTACAAGAACCACGAGCGCTTTGAAAACACCTACTTCAAGAAGTTTCCGGGCTTCTACGTGACGGGCGACG GCTGCCGGCGGGACAAAGACGGTTATTACTGGATCACAGGGAGGATAGATGACATGATCAACGTGTCAG GTCACCTGCTGAGCACGGCAGAAGTGGAGGCAGCTCTCACCGAGCACCAGGCGGTGGCAGAGGCCGCAGTGGTCAGTCGACCTCACAAGGTGAAGGGAGAGTGCATCTACTGCTTCGTGACCCTCAAGGACTCCAGGGAGTTCAGCCACGTCCTGCAGGGGGAGCTGAAGAAACTTG TGAGGGAGAAAATCGGACCCATCGCCACCCCAGACTTCATACAGAACGCCCCGGCGCTGCCCAAAACCCGCTCAG GGAAGATCATGAGGCGCGTCCTACGGCAGGTCGCTCGCAACGACACGGACCTGGGTGACCTCTCCACCCTCGCTGACCCTAAAGTGGTGGAGGAGCTGTTCAGCCTGAGGATCCAGGCGGCggcctga